A genomic region of Raphanus sativus cultivar WK10039 chromosome 6, ASM80110v3, whole genome shotgun sequence contains the following coding sequences:
- the LOC130495683 gene encoding uncharacterized protein At3g43530-like: protein MTNGLSSPFNREAMKGNQRQVSNERRRQSLRIRKPPVSNAKKRVAQKKNKKKSTPVREPSIHSLSVSSGSESEDMSAPSFEEMQPMQPLEFYFKSSEFAQTCKIQTKCFVTKTVEKIKKKLKPEAEWFRSHPQFRHFFHMPDEPNLKLQGMWMLLLRTICTPEDDVAWFAVNGVPIRYSMREHALISGLDCREYPRNYEKLGSHKFVDYYFHDVTKITISDVEQKMLSMALCPDRLKMTVLYFLGRVIRGKPNDTRPLDSFILRIVEDLEACISFPWGRLTFEDAIKEIKHVMNHLKGEVNETCGFPGFIIPLEVLAFECIPALGKKFRITPENPSEDCPRMCKSRFIKTSLRGYPLEDIYDALGETKDINSVLVPTLGEEIMLARIIDEERDYDRQGSPSDTWNYWLNVKHKTIWWGELYELDQAARVFPKKKDKAKVELAEGSYSQTGLDSILKGLEGRLVEFMGTAFASLNFTVEAKLESIDSRMSKMEERLTSIESKLSEEKNHGEDMDFRQWDHGNYGDYGTTAKDKGDKEEAGKSGEGEEEAEKSEGEGNKDKENSEADEENGSEQERVLNRMKDDELWRSLMEDREEVGGKVMEDKEEAETSEEVIENSQEEPMVEAEISEPRVAAEISEARVAAEISEPRVAAEISEPWVAAEISEARVVAEISEARVGSPIKEPHFESPIKEPHFESPIKEPHFESPIKEPRFEAHQTPTTPSGGRTKAMAARRVVNSLISTWAVVMEARKAVEPEEKTSEKIVEEETEEAEKVVEEETEEAEKVVEE from the exons ATGACTAATGGACTTTCCAGTCCGTTCAATCG GGAAGCTATGAAGGGAAATCAAAGGCAAGTCTCCAATGAAAGGCGTCGTCAATCTCTTAGAATCAGAAAACCTCCGGTCTCAAATGCAAAAAAGAGAGTAGCGcagaagaaaaataagaagaagagtACACCAGTGAGAGAACCGAGTATACACTCGCTCTCAGTTTCATCTGGGTCTGAAAGTGAAGACATGTCTGCTCCATCGTTTGag GAAATGCAACCAATGCAACCCCTTGAGTTCTACTTCAAAAGCAGTGAATTCGCTCAGACTTGCAAGATACAAACAAAGTGCTTTGTGACCAAGACAGTAGAGAAGATCAAGAAGAAGCTTAAGCCTGAGGCTGAATGGTTCAGAAGTCATCCTCAATTTCGACATTTCTTCCACATGCCAGATGAACCAAACCTGAAGCTCCAAGGGATGTGGATGCTACTCCTGCGCACGATTTGTACTCCAGAAGATGATGTTGCATGGTTTGCGGTTAATGGTGTACCCATCCGCTATTCTATGAGGGAGCATGCCCTCATCTCTGGCTTAGACTGCAGGGAGTATCCGAGGAACTATGAGAAGCTCGGGAGTCATAAGTTTGTGGATTATTACTTCCATGACGTAACTAAGATCACCATCAGTGATGTGGAGCAGAAGATGTTGTCTATGGCGCTGTGTCCAGATAGATTGAAGATGACAGTCTTGTATTTCCTTGGTCGGGTTATCAGAGGGAAGCCAAACGATACAAGACCTTTAGACTCCTTCATATTAAGGATAGTGGAGGATTTGGAAGCTTGCATATCATTTCCATGGGGCCGTCTTACATTTGAGGATGCAATAAAGGAGATTAAGCATGTGATGAACCATCTGAAGGGTGAAGTGAATGAGACATGCGGCTTTCCTGGTTTCATAATCCCTTTAGAG GTTCTTGCTTTCGAGTGTATTCCTGCTCTTGGGAAAAAGTTCAGAATCACTCCAGAGAACCCTAGTGAAGACTGTCCAAGGATGTGCAAGAGCCGGTTTATAAAAACCAGTCTGAGGGGTTATCCTTTGGAAGACATATATGATGCGCTTGGAGAAACAAAG gatattaataGTGTGCTGGTTCCGACTTTGGGTGAGGAAATTATGCTGGCTCGTATCATTGATGAGGAGCGAGACTATGACCGTCAAGGCAGCCCAAGTGATACATGGAACTACTGGTTAAATGTGAAGCATAAGACTATTTGGTGGGGAGAGTTGTATGAGTTAGATCAAGCTGCACGAGTGtttccaaaaaagaaagacaaagcAAAGGTGGAGTTGGCAGAAGGATCATACTCTCAAACCGGTTTAGATTCGATCTTGAAAGGTCTGGAAGGGAGGCTAGTGGAGTTCATGGGAACAGCATTTGCCAGTCTTAACTTTACGGTGGAGGCAAAGCTGGAGTCCATTGACTCGAGGATGAGTAAAATGGAAGAAAGGCTAACTTCTATTGAGAGTAAGCTAAGTGAAGAGAAGAATCATGGTGAAGACATGGATTTTCGACAGTGGGATCATGGGAATTATGGGGATTATGGCACAACAGCGAAGGATAAGGGAGACAAGGAAGAAGCTGGGAAAAGCGGTGAgggtgaagaagaagctgagaaaAGCGAGGGTGAGGGTAATAAAGACAAGGAAAACAGTGAGGCTGATGAGGAAAACGGTAGTGAGCAAGAGCGAGTGTTGAACCGAATGAAGGATGATGAACTGTGGAGGAGTTTGATGGAGGATCGAGAAGAGGTTGGAGGAAAAGTGATGGAGGATAAAGAAGAGGCTGAAACCAGTGAGGAAGTAATTGAGAACAGTCAAGAAGAGCCTATGGTTGAGGCAGAGATCAGTGAGCCTCGGGTTGCGGCAGAGATCAGTGAGGCTCGGGTTGCAGCAGAGATCAGTGAGCCTCGGGTTGCGGCAGAGATCAGTGAGCCTTGGGTTGCGGCAGAGATCAGTGAGGCTCGGGTTGTGGCAGAGATCAGTGAAGCTCGGGTTGGGTCTCCGATCAAAGAGCCTCATTTTGAGTCTCCGATCAAAGAGCCTCATTTTGAGTCTCCGATCAAAGAGCCTCATTTTGAGTCTCCGATCAAAGAGCCTCGGTTTGAGGCACATCAAACTCCAACAACACCTTCTGGTGGTAGGACTAAGGCAATGGCTGCGAGGAGAGTAGTCAATTCTCTAATAAGCACTTGGGCAGTAGTGATGGAAGCCCGAAAAGCTGTGGAACCAGAGGAAAAAACTAGTGAGAAAATTGTGGAAGAAGAGACTGAAGAAGCTGAGAAAGTTGTGGAAGAAGAGACTGAAGAAGCTGAGAAGGTTGTTGAAGAATAG